In Macadamia integrifolia cultivar HAES 741 chromosome 5, SCU_Mint_v3, whole genome shotgun sequence, a single window of DNA contains:
- the LOC122078638 gene encoding uncharacterized protein LOC122078638, whose product MGLAPGFRATKIKKMYRGGITVTPDNHLVINLPDLRILNVITRSVLLALAIISTPWLGTLVIGDPFFSYNIAASEARINGEPSLPVLLRDLTNEGLLKSDDKALFLSYRGEVDNGQILNSHQEMDLISESDAKRQSSIPDGTFDFVFAFGFGAGEFIDRSLKTGGIVAIQMSNDASKAFHKPSNYKIVFLRQYESTVLAMRKTNPAQTKSPMKRRLFGLSSEAKKAALNGLEDVLLEPPRVSSVKQSKKYLKRTKYLPDLIGDSLEEYPRRVFIDVGLPDNDDNGTPRWFEQNYPTRNRDFEMYKVETVNEGVSGESGESVPQMSMSDWLMKNVREEEYVVMKAEAEIVEEMVKNRAINLVDELFLECKHQGLGGRKNKSRRAYWECLALYGRLRDEGVAVHQWWG is encoded by the coding sequence ATGGGGTTGGCTCCAGGATTTCGAGCCACCAAGATCAAGAAAATGTACAGAGGGGGAATCACTGTGACTCCTGACAACCATCTCGTAATTAATTTACCCGATTTAAGGATTCTCAATGTTATCACTCGATCGGTGCTTCTGGCCTTGGCCATTATCAGTACCCCCTGGCTTGGAACTCTTGTCATTGGGGACCCTTTCTTCTCTTACAATATTGCTGCCTCTGAGGCCCGCATCAACGGTGAACCATCGTTGCCAGTGCTCCTTCGGGACTTAACCAACGAGGGCCTCCTCAAATCGGACGACAAAGCCCTCTTTTTGAGCTACCGAGGCGAAGTCGACAATGGACAGATCCTGAATTCCCACCAAGAGATGGATCTCATCTCTGAATCCGATGCCAAGCGGCAGAGCTCGATCCCAGATGGCACATTTGATTTCGTCTTCGCGTTTGGATTCGGTGCTGGGGAATTTATTGATCGAAGCCTCAAGACCGGCGGAATCGTCGCCATTCAAATGAGCAACGACGCCTCGAAAGCCTTCCACAAGCCCTCGAACTACAAAATCGTTTTTCTCAGGCAATACGAATCCACGGTCTTGGCGATGAGGAAGACCAACCCTGCTCAGACCAAGTCACCGATGAAGAGGCGCCTCTTTGGATTGTCATCCGAAGCCAAGAAGGCAGCATTGAACGGCCTAGAAGATGTTCTGCTCGAACCGCCACGAGTTTCTTCAGTAAAGCAGAGCAAGAAGTACTTGAAGAGGACCAAATACCTTCCCGACCTTATAGGTGATTCTCTAGAAGAGTACCCTCGTCGCGTCTTCATCGATGTTGGCTTACCGGACAATGACGACAATGGCACCCCGAGATGGTTCGAGCAGAACTACCCAACAAGGAATCGAGATTTTGAGATGTATAAGGTAGAGACAGTGAACGAAGGCGTATCAGGGGAGTCGGGGGAGTCAGTGCCACAGATGAGCATGTCGGATTGGTTGATGAAGAATGTGAGGGAAGAGGAGTATGTGGTGATGAAGGCAGAAGCAGAGATAGTGGAGGAGATGGTGAAGAACAGGGCAATCAATTTAGTAGATGAGCTGTTTCTAGAGTGCAAACACCAGGGGCTAGGGGGGAGGAAGAACAAGAGCAGGAGGGCGTATTGGGAGTGCTTGGCTCTCTATGGAAGGTTGAGGGACGAAGGAGTTGCTGTGCATCAATGGTGGGGTTGA
- the LOC122080146 gene encoding aspartyl protease AED3-like, with protein MALPTAAAAFLLLCLLISTAQADSPCPFTSSDNSELPLLHIYGKCSPFHPPKAESWTDTVIQMAAKDPARLTYLSSLVAAKKPTSVPIASGQQALNIGNYVVRVKLGTPGQLMYMVLDTSNDEAWVPCSGCTGCSSTVFSPNVSSTYASLDCSMTECGQVRGLSCPATGTSPCLFNQSYGGDSSFSATLSHDSLNLAPDVLPNYAFGCINAISGGSVPPQGLLGLGRGPMSLISQSGSLYNGLFSYCLPSFKSYYFSGSMKLGQVGQPKNIKTTPLLRNPHRPSLYYVNLTGISVGRVLVPLAPELLAFDPNTGAGTIIDSGTVITRFVQPVYTGIRDEFRKQIEGTISSLGAFDTCFTATNDASAPAVTLHFTGMDLKLPMENTLIHSSSGSVACLAMAAAPSNVNSVLNVIANLQQQNLRILFDLPNSRLGIARELCN; from the coding sequence ATGGCCTTAcccactgctgctgctgcatTTCTCCTCCTGTGTCTCCTCATCTCAACAGCCCAAGCTGATAGCCCCTGTCCTTTCACCTCTTCCGACAACTCCGAGCTTCCTCTCCTCCACATCTACGGTAAATGCTCGCCCTTCCATCCACCCAAGGCTGAGTCATGGACTGACACAGTCATCCAAATGGCCGCCAAAGACCCAGCTCGACTCACTTACTTATCTAGCCTTGTCGCCGCCAAGAAACCAACCTCGGTCCCCATCGCATCAGGCCAACAAGCATTGAACATCGGCAACTACGTCGTCCGAGTCAAACTCGGCACCCCGGGTCAACTCATGTACATGGTCTTAGACACCAGCAACGACGAAGCATGGGTTCCATGCAGTGGCTGCACCGGTTGCTCTTCCACCGTCTTCTCACCCAACGTGTCATCCACGTATGCCTCCTTGGACTGCAGTATGACCGAGTGCGGCCAAGTTCGCGGCCTCTCCTGCCCAGCCACAGGAACTAGTCCATGTCTCTTCAACCAGTCCTACGGCGGCGATTCCTCCTTCTCCGCCACCTTGTCTCATGACTCACTGAATTTAGCCCCTGATGTTCTACCAAATTACGCTTTTGGTTGCATTAATGCCATCTCCGGTGGATCCGTCCCACCTCAGGGCTTACTGGGCCTGGGCCGAGGGCCCATGTCCTTAATCTCTCAGTCTGGTTCACTTTACAATGGTTTGTTCTCCTACTGCTTACCCAGCTTCAAATCTTACTACTTTTCCGGGTCAATGAAACTAGGGCAGGTAGGTCAACCCAAGAATATCAAGACTACTCCTCTCCTCCGCAACCCCCACCGGCCGTCGTTGTACTATGTAAACCTCACCGGGATCAGCGTCGGTCGGGTCCTGGTCCCGTTAGCACCGGAGCTTCTTGCATTCGATCCCAACACCGGGGCAGGTACCATAATTGACTCGGGTACGGTGATTACCCGGTTCGTGCAACCTGTGTACACAGGGATCCGAGATGAATTCCGGAAGCAGATCGAAGGGACCATATCCTCACTAGGTGCATTTGATACCTGTTTTACGGCCACGAATGACGCGTCGGCACCGGCGGTGACCCTACACTTTACAGGGATGGACTTGAAGTTGCCAATGGAGAACACATTGATACATAGTAGTTCAGGGTCAGTAGCAtgtttggcaatggctgcagcTCCAAGTAATGTGAATTCAGTGTTGAATGTCATAGCTAATCTGCAACAACAGAACCTCAGGATTCTCTTTGATCTCCCTAATTCTCGTCTTGGAATAGCTCGTGAGCTCTGTAACTGA